The Porites lutea chromosome 7, jaPorLute2.1, whole genome shotgun sequence genome includes the window ATGTAGTAAATGCCAGTCTTGCTCTGCACCCAAAGATTTGTCCCTAGATCCTCGAATTTCTTCTCCAGATTTCTCAAAGCCACTTCCTCAAGAACGGTCTCTGAAGTGCTCCAAGCATCTAAGTGGCTGGTCAGGATATAGCTAAGCGAATCAGGCTCCTCTCCGATGATAGCGAGCGTGTAGCCAATGCCTGATCCAGGCACGTTCTTCAGGGGCGAATATATGACTCCCGCTTTGCTCTTGGGGTCTATTTTCGCCAACAAATCCTTGGTCACGTCAACCCAAGACCTCGCTTTAAGTACTGGGTAGATTCTTTCGCGGACAGCTGCGAAATCTTCTATTGCTTCACGGTTGACGTTAAGAGAACTGGATTTTTTAACGGGCTTTCCTCCTGAAGCCCCTTCTTCTTCTGTGTTCGTGACTTCTGATTTCTTCACCTTAAATGTAAACTTTTCTTCTGAGGCGCTTGATTTAGAGATTGTCGCCGTTTCTTGGGATGATACTTTCGTCGTAAATCTCATGCTCGACTGTAGAAAGGCACTCGTGcacgaacaataaaaaaagacttaACTGTGCTTTATGTAAACCTCAAGGGAAACGTACACAACAAGAGCTTGCGCTTGTCATGAGTTAAATGTATATATAGGCGATAAGACCACCGTAAATAAAGCTGTGTGACTGTAATACAATGATCCTATTATGTTGAAACAATATACGTGAAAGTCGATTGGCTTTGAATGGGTTCTTGTGGAATGCCGCTTAGGACCTCGCCTTAGGCTGCTATAAATACCATAAATAGATCCACTTGAGTAGCTGCATGTTTCACTAAATTTACCCGGGGGGACTCAACACTCAACATAGCTTTATTCGGGGAGGCTCTGTCGCAAGGTCTAACCCCTTACCCAATAATACagcatttttgacaaaaaggtGCCCTTTTCGCTCCTGATTTTGAAAAATTGTACTCCTTTTATATACCTAGTtcagggacttgtcagaaattagcagggggagaaggggtggaaacagagggagggtcacaactttttgagactgcagaaaaaggaggggtcatgaaaaatgggccgttaaaaaggggagggtcatgcaaacaTATGTCCGTGATCATgaag containing:
- the LOC140942947 gene encoding uncharacterized protein, whose translation is MRFTTKVSSQETATISKSSASEEKFTFKVKKSEVTNTEEEGASGGKPVKKSSSLNVNREAIEDFAAVRERIYPVLKARSWVDVTKDLLAKIDPKSKAGVIYSPLKNVPGSGIGYTLAIIGEEPDSLSYILTSHLDAWSTSETVLEEVALRNLEKKFEDLGTNLWVQSKTGIYYINTCLGSLSASVVLLPRFIEPLDVGSGDAVVVIPSSGLCMVVGSKDETRLCIVGEMSLCYSCDPHHLNTNLRLNKARMVMAKYSPKSFAGEYPVPSTMEEVAGLKLRVQPIKKKK